The region GAAGTCCTTATGTCCCGCCCGGTCCATATGGGAATTAAGtttgataaaataaaagataaaagattaAATGTTTATAGAAAATTCACGTAAAAGTGAATtatatcaatcaaatcaaatgGTCCTATTACTTTTTTTTGTCTTAATTCATATTTATACTACCTTATAATTTATTTAGATTCATAAACTCTCAGGAAAGTCATTCACAAGCATAAAAAAAAGTTTGCTTGTAATGATCTCTGTGGTTCACAATTTAAATTGCACGTTTGAATGTGAAAATAACTAATAGCAAAGATACGGTTTTTTTTCAATGGCATACGGTGTTAATCGGTATTCTGAAAGATATTTACACCATTGCTTTTATCATTTGCTTCATGCAACCGCATTCCGGATCCGAGGTCAGCTTCTCCTCCGGTCTTCGCAACATTGGAAAGGGAAAAGAGTGGTTGGGAGATGAGTAGTTGCGTTTTCAACTGTTTGCCACAATCATTTGACCCTATAAAAGAAGAAATCACCCATACCTTCTCAAAGGTGCTTCATATAGCTTGGATCTAGACATTGTGATTTTGCACCCAACATGGATAGCTCTCTGGAAACAACATGCAGCACGATAAAAAACACTAATCCGAGGGTGGACATGTTCACTTGTTTGTGGGTGTTACTGCAAATGGTAAGTGTTTTATAATTTTAGTTCATGCATGGGAATCAAGTATATCTACTTAATATGACTATTATCATGTAGATTTCTTTCATCCCAATTCATCTAAACTTCTGGGCGTGGTGGAGAACTATGATGGAGTATGAAACAGTGAACTTTACTGACGAGTTTGGACGCACATTTGAGCTGACTGCTGGCTACAAGAATGGCATGCCCGAATTTGTGAAGGGTGTGGAAACAATTGCTAAATACTACAATCTGGAAGGAGGATGTTATATCTTCCATTATGGCATTGGTCCTGGGCCACTGTGGTTTGACTTGTCGGTTTGGAGCTGGGCTTTGCCCGTGACGAAATTCCGGAAGATATATCAGTGGGATGTGGCCGTTCAAGAACGCTTTGCACAGGCAAAAGTTCAATTGGTAGttcattaatttaatttccactCTCTGTACCTTTAATTCATCATGATTTCATAATTTCTTTTCTAAAAtagtacttaattttttttccagagaTTTCCGCCTGATCTGGTTAAAAGATTTCTACCCAGTAGGGTGCATTACATTTTTGAGATTGTGCAAGAGCTAAACGTCTACAACTATGTTGAACTCTACACTCATCCAACAGGCCCTAAAAAGAACCTTTGCAGTCGTTACCTGGGCGGTAAGCCTTGGTTTGACATCGTTCGAATGCTTAATCTAACGGGTGCGGAGAAGCTCATTTGCACATTCCGATTAGAGACTGATGTGTTATTCCTTCACGTTGTAAGATGATGATGGATCTGGTGGACGGGGTCGGAGAGGTTAAATGATGGAGCGGGTGGAGGGTATTCATGCGGTTGACCCGTACACCTCTATCTGTGACTTACTTTGCCAGGGCCATGCACTTATCTAGTTTTTTATTATCGTCATCAGTAATACTTAACTAACGTTTGTGTTAGTTGGGTGTGTTTAGTCGGTGTCAATGTATGGAAATGTTTGTGGGTTGTGTTTAATTAGGACTATTGACTTTTGCTTCGTGATTTGGTCAATGTAAGACGAAACTTAAATTAGTATTCACTCGTTTCCAACATATAACTAGCTGaattttatttcaaattataTGATATTTCACCAAGCATCCTCAATGTTATATGTGGGTTTCTTAATATGTGTATTTCACAACAtcttataatttattaattgcATCTTTCATTTATTAAGAATTTTTAAATTAGTATTCACTCGGTCACTACATAAGTATAACACTAATTTATCTCTAATTATAAGTAAATTTATAAAATCACGGTTATACTACTAAAAGTGATTTATTAACAAAATTTATTACATTTTCTTAATATGTGTTTTTCTTCAGTTTTTAATCATTTTTTCACTTTGTTAATATGTGGGTTCTTAATATGTGTATTTTTAGACAGAGAAATAGAAAATGAGTTACT is a window of Lotus japonicus ecotype B-129 chromosome 5, LjGifu_v1.2 DNA encoding:
- the LOC130720933 gene encoding uncharacterized protein LOC130720933; protein product: MDSSLETTCSTIKNTNPRVDMFTCLWVLLQMISFIPIHLNFWAWWRTMMEYETVNFTDEFGRTFELTAGYKNGMPEFVKGVETIAKYYNLEGGCYIFHYGIGPGPLWFDLSVWSWALPVTKFRKIYQWDVAVQERFAQAKVQLRFPPDLVKRFLPSRVHYIFEIVQELNVYNYVELYTHPTGPKKNLCSRYLGGKPWFDIVRMLNLTGAEKLICTFRLETDVLFLHVVR